In Corynebacterium aquatimens, one genomic interval encodes:
- a CDS encoding MFS transporter: MAPEISQVNGTEQRNARRFIWSNGLQNIGDQIVAPKTVLTWLFQSTGVPAWMTSLLVPIRESGSMLPQFALGPWVTSKRSRKKVWLIGSYGQAASAAGIAVAAGFLTGPALGLVVLVLMACLATFRAICSIAGKDVQGRTVEKGHRGMITGRATALGGAFTLVVGLVLFFARDELPNWQIIALLSLGAATWVLASFVFARIDEPVPDDVDDDATHHGWGNMWELVKGDRQLQKFLLVRSLMLVTALSTPFIVMLAHDKGANLAGLGGFVVASGGAALIGGRVSGWFSDRSSESTMAWAAGVASVVIFALVASASYLPSSVNVWIMPLGFFVVNLAHTTVRVARKTYLVDMADGDRRTLITGASNTVMGIVLLVVGAMSSAMAALGTQAALIFLAVLGLFGVVGASRLKDVSAQEI, encoded by the coding sequence ATGGCCCCAGAAATTTCGCAGGTTAACGGCACGGAGCAGCGCAACGCGAGACGCTTCATCTGGTCGAACGGCCTGCAAAACATCGGCGACCAGATCGTGGCGCCGAAGACCGTGCTGACGTGGCTGTTCCAGTCGACGGGAGTGCCCGCGTGGATGACGTCGCTGCTGGTGCCCATCCGTGAATCCGGGTCGATGCTGCCGCAGTTCGCGCTGGGGCCATGGGTGACGTCGAAACGCTCGCGCAAGAAGGTGTGGCTGATCGGCTCGTACGGCCAGGCGGCGTCGGCGGCTGGTATCGCGGTGGCGGCGGGGTTCCTCACGGGCCCGGCGCTGGGCCTGGTGGTACTTGTGCTCATGGCGTGTTTGGCGACGTTCCGCGCGATTTGCTCGATCGCGGGCAAAGACGTTCAAGGCCGCACGGTTGAGAAGGGCCACCGCGGCATGATCACGGGCCGCGCGACGGCGCTGGGCGGTGCGTTCACTCTCGTCGTGGGTCTGGTGTTGTTCTTCGCGCGCGACGAGCTGCCCAACTGGCAGATCATCGCGCTGCTGTCGCTCGGCGCGGCGACGTGGGTTCTCGCGAGCTTTGTCTTCGCGCGTATCGACGAACCGGTGCCCGACGACGTCGATGATGACGCGACGCACCACGGCTGGGGCAACATGTGGGAGCTGGTCAAAGGTGATCGGCAGCTGCAGAAATTCCTGCTGGTGCGCTCGCTCATGCTGGTCACGGCGTTATCGACGCCGTTCATCGTCATGCTCGCCCACGACAAGGGCGCGAACCTAGCGGGCTTGGGTGGCTTCGTGGTGGCCTCCGGCGGTGCGGCGCTCATCGGCGGAAGGGTGTCGGGGTGGTTCTCTGACCGATCGTCGGAAAGCACGATGGCATGGGCGGCGGGCGTTGCCTCCGTTGTGATCTTCGCGTTGGTGGCCAGCGCGTCGTACCTGCCCTCGTCCGTGAACGTCTGGATCATGCCGCTGGGCTTCTTCGTGGTCAACCTCGCGCACACGACGGTACGAGTGGCGCGGAAGACATACTTGGTGGATATGGCGGATGGGGACCGCCGGACACTGATTACGGGCGCATCAAACACGGTGATGGGCATCGTGTTGCTTGTCGTCGGTGCGATGTCGTCGGCGATGGCGGCGCTGGGCACGCAAGCGGCTCTGATTTTCCTGGCGGTACTGGGATTGTTCGGCGTTGTGGGGGCATCGCGGTTGAAAGATGTCTCGGCGCAGGAAATCTAA
- a CDS encoding 50S ribosomal protein L25/general stress protein Ctc — MAQTPVIKANLREEFGKGASRRLRRDGRVPGVLYSAGEDNIHFDVDRLEITALVRHDGVNAVLELDIDGEQHLAMVKVIDQNVLTLNIDHIDLLGIKRGEKVVVEVPVTIEGEAAADAVVLQEADVIEIEVEALHIPEEIVVSVEGKEIGDQITAADVTLPEGATLTTDAETLVVNITFEQVDEELEAAAEAAEEGGAEAGAESDEEPAEGEGDSEGGEE; from the coding sequence ATGGCACAGACCCCAGTTATCAAGGCCAACCTACGCGAGGAGTTTGGCAAGGGCGCTTCCCGCCGCCTGCGTCGCGACGGCCGCGTCCCCGGCGTTCTCTACTCCGCTGGTGAGGACAACATCCACTTCGACGTTGACCGCTTGGAGATCACCGCTCTGGTGCGCCACGACGGTGTCAACGCGGTTCTGGAGCTGGACATCGACGGCGAGCAGCACCTGGCAATGGTCAAGGTCATCGACCAGAACGTGCTCACCCTGAACATCGACCACATCGACCTGCTGGGCATCAAGCGCGGCGAGAAGGTCGTCGTGGAGGTCCCGGTCACGATCGAGGGCGAGGCAGCAGCCGACGCTGTGGTTCTGCAGGAAGCAGACGTCATCGAGATCGAGGTCGAGGCCCTGCACATTCCGGAAGAGATCGTCGTTTCCGTCGAGGGCAAGGAGATCGGCGACCAGATCACCGCCGCAGACGTCACCCTGCCGGAGGGCGCAACGCTCACCACCGACGCGGAGACCCTGGTTGTCAACATCACCTTCGAGCAGGTTGATGAGGAGCTCGAGGCTGCTGCTGAGGCTGCCGAGGAGGGCGGCGCAGAGGCTGGCGCCGAGTCCGACGAGGAGCCTGCTGAGGGCGAAGGCGATTCCGAGGGCGGCGAGGAGTAA
- a CDS encoding ISL3 family transposase yields MQPSSNIVADTICRTAELGLAITNAAHNDECTVIDCETLDPINACPSCQQPGLLRDHTYRQLVDLPVVGFPTRLRVRVPRYLCSNDSCAQQIFRASLSCADDRSKVTHRVVRWILQRLAIDRMSVAATAKALGISWQLTCDLALSMARALVADPDHLAGVRVIGVDEHKWAHNRKAAGGGFVTVIVDMTYQHTGQPARLLDVIPGRSAEVLTRWINQRPKIFRDQVEVITMDGFQGYATAADEALPQARRVMDPFHVVRLAGDKVTACRQRLQRETYGRRGRTNDPLYKNRRTMLTRIDFLTGEQQHRLDVLFNYDDDYAVLQETWLVYQEIIDCYEDPNKTRAKTKMRRLINRLRGLRQAGLDELAQLGRTLHKRRADILAFFDIGASNGPVEAINGRLEHLRGIALGFRNINHYILRCLIHSGGLQPKINAL; encoded by the coding sequence ATGCAGCCTAGTTCCAACATCGTCGCCGACACCATTTGCCGCACCGCGGAGCTTGGGTTGGCGATCACCAATGCCGCGCACAACGACGAGTGCACCGTTATCGACTGTGAAACGCTCGACCCGATCAATGCCTGCCCGTCGTGTCAGCAACCGGGCTTGTTGCGCGATCACACCTACCGGCAACTGGTGGATCTGCCGGTGGTCGGGTTTCCCACCCGGCTGCGGGTGCGGGTGCCGCGGTATCTATGCAGCAACGATTCCTGCGCCCAGCAGATTTTCCGGGCTTCGCTTTCCTGCGCTGATGACCGCTCGAAGGTCACCCACCGGGTGGTGCGCTGGATCCTGCAGCGCTTAGCGATCGACCGGATGAGCGTTGCCGCCACCGCCAAAGCACTCGGGATTAGCTGGCAGCTGACATGCGATCTCGCATTGTCCATGGCCAGAGCCCTCGTCGCCGACCCCGACCACTTGGCCGGGGTGCGCGTCATCGGGGTTGACGAGCACAAGTGGGCCCACAACCGCAAGGCTGCCGGCGGCGGGTTCGTCACCGTGATCGTGGACATGACTTACCAGCACACCGGCCAACCGGCCAGGTTGCTTGATGTCATCCCGGGCAGAAGCGCCGAAGTGCTCACCCGCTGGATCAACCAACGTCCGAAAATCTTCCGCGACCAGGTGGAGGTGATCACCATGGACGGGTTTCAGGGTTACGCCACCGCAGCCGATGAAGCCCTGCCTCAGGCCAGGCGGGTGATGGACCCGTTTCACGTGGTGCGTCTTGCCGGCGACAAAGTCACCGCGTGTCGGCAGCGGCTGCAGCGTGAAACCTACGGCAGGCGCGGCAGAACCAACGACCCGTTATATAAAAACCGCCGCACCATGCTCACCCGCATCGATTTTTTAACCGGTGAGCAGCAGCACCGCCTGGATGTGTTGTTCAACTACGACGACGACTACGCCGTGCTGCAAGAAACGTGGCTGGTGTACCAGGAGATCATCGACTGCTACGAAGACCCGAACAAGACCCGCGCGAAAACGAAGATGCGCCGGTTGATCAACCGGCTGCGCGGGCTACGACAAGCCGGGCTTGATGAACTCGCCCAACTCGGTCGTACCCTGCACAAACGCCGCGCCGACATCCTCGCGTTCTTCGACATCGGCGCCTCCAACGGCCCGGTCGAAGCCATCAACGGCCGCCTCGAGCACCTCCGCGGCATCGCCCTCGGATTCCGCAACATCAACCACTACATCTTGCGGTGCCTAATCCACTCCGGAGGCCTCCAACCCAAGATCAACGCACTCTAA
- the pth gene encoding aminoacyl-tRNA hydrolase yields the protein MSASMFASVFDRLRALFARPESEDSSVRSAATPNQKAQPRDLSGVEWLVIGLGNPGAKYEATRHNIGYLAIDELLERHSLTLGAVPGHKAQVAVKDNVAYVRSTTYMNESGEAVGPLARELGITPERIIALHDELDLAPYKIRCKLGGNENGHNGLKSITQHLGTRDYVRIKIAIGRPPKGTPIIDWVLGTFSEDEAGPALDGQVSSAADTVELITSEANPAAGLTRAQNDIHAR from the coding sequence GTGTCTGCGTCCATGTTTGCATCCGTGTTTGACCGTCTTCGCGCTCTCTTCGCCCGGCCCGAGTCCGAGGACTCTTCCGTCCGATCCGCAGCAACACCGAACCAGAAAGCTCAACCGCGTGACCTCTCCGGCGTCGAGTGGCTGGTCATTGGTCTGGGTAATCCCGGGGCAAAGTATGAGGCGACCCGGCACAACATCGGTTACCTCGCCATTGATGAGCTCCTTGAGCGCCACTCGCTGACGCTCGGCGCTGTCCCGGGGCACAAAGCTCAGGTCGCGGTCAAGGACAACGTGGCGTACGTGCGCTCGACGACATACATGAACGAATCTGGCGAGGCCGTCGGACCACTCGCCCGCGAGCTTGGGATCACCCCGGAGCGCATCATCGCGCTTCACGACGAACTGGATCTAGCTCCGTATAAAATCCGCTGCAAACTGGGCGGAAACGAAAACGGACACAACGGACTGAAATCCATCACGCAGCACCTGGGCACCCGTGATTACGTACGCATCAAAATTGCTATCGGCCGTCCACCCAAGGGCACCCCGATCATCGACTGGGTGCTTGGCACGTTCAGTGAGGACGAAGCCGGGCCCGCACTCGACGGGCAGGTCAGCTCCGCAGCAGATACCGTCGAGCTCATCACGTCAGAAGCTAACCCAGCCGCGGGCCTGACTAGAGCTCAAAACGACATCCACGCCCGCTAG
- a CDS encoding peptide chain release factor 3 — protein MSTATSTLAQAARRRTFAVIAHPDAGKSTLTEALALHAHAISEAGAVHGKGNRKDTVSDWMEMEKDRGISIASSALQFEYLPDEARQRGQTEPYVINLVDTPGHADFSEDTYRVLSAVDAAVMLIDAAKGLEPQTLKLFRVCKARGLPIVTVINKWDRVGREPLELVDEIVTEIDLQPTPLYWPVGEAGDFRGLAHVNDDGEIDQYIHFIRTAGGSTIAPEEHFSPSEAREREDDAWETAVEEAELLAADGATHNQELFEQCVTSPLIFASAMLNFGVHQILDTLCAIAPAPESRSSDPAAIAAASSGGGQAVDKHRALDDDFSGVVFKVQAGMDKNHRDTLAFMRVISGEFDRGMQVTHAQSGRSFSTKYALTVFGRSRDTVETAFPGDIIGLVNAGALAPGDTIYAGKKVQFPPMPQFAPEHFRTLRAKSLGKYKQFRKALEQLDAEGVVQILRNDLRGDAAPVMAAVGPMQFEVMQARMEIEYNVETVTEPIPYSVARRTDAESAPELGRQRGVEIFTRTDGELIALFGDKWKLAFVEKEHPELTIEPLIAD, from the coding sequence ATGAGCACCGCTACCTCCACCCTCGCGCAAGCCGCCCGGCGTCGCACGTTCGCTGTCATCGCCCACCCCGACGCCGGTAAGTCGACGTTGACGGAAGCGTTGGCGCTGCACGCGCACGCGATCTCTGAGGCCGGTGCCGTCCACGGCAAGGGCAACCGCAAAGACACGGTGTCCGACTGGATGGAGATGGAAAAAGACCGCGGTATCTCGATCGCGTCCTCGGCGCTCCAATTTGAATATTTGCCGGACGAAGCCCGGCAAAGAGGACAAACGGAGCCATACGTGATCAACCTTGTGGACACGCCTGGCCACGCGGACTTCTCCGAGGACACGTACCGCGTGCTCTCCGCCGTCGATGCCGCGGTCATGCTGATCGACGCCGCGAAGGGCCTCGAGCCCCAAACCCTCAAACTCTTCCGCGTGTGCAAGGCACGCGGACTGCCTATTGTCACCGTAATCAATAAGTGGGACCGCGTGGGCCGCGAGCCGCTCGAGCTTGTCGACGAGATCGTGACCGAGATCGACCTCCAGCCCACCCCGCTGTATTGGCCCGTTGGCGAAGCGGGTGACTTCCGCGGGCTCGCCCATGTCAACGATGACGGCGAGATTGACCAGTACATTCACTTCATCCGCACCGCGGGTGGCTCCACCATTGCCCCGGAAGAACATTTTTCCCCGTCTGAAGCGCGCGAGCGCGAAGACGACGCGTGGGAGACCGCGGTCGAGGAAGCAGAGCTTCTTGCTGCCGACGGCGCGACGCACAACCAGGAACTCTTCGAGCAGTGCGTGACGTCGCCTCTAATCTTCGCCTCCGCAATGCTCAACTTCGGTGTTCACCAGATCTTGGACACCTTGTGCGCCATCGCGCCCGCCCCGGAAAGCCGCTCTTCTGACCCGGCAGCGATCGCTGCGGCGTCGAGTGGTGGCGGCCAGGCCGTCGATAAGCATAGGGCTCTTGACGATGACTTCTCCGGCGTGGTCTTCAAAGTTCAAGCGGGCATGGACAAAAACCACCGCGATACTTTGGCCTTCATGCGCGTGATTTCCGGCGAGTTCGACCGAGGCATGCAAGTCACCCACGCCCAGTCAGGCCGCAGCTTCTCCACGAAGTATGCGCTCACTGTCTTCGGCCGTTCCCGCGACACCGTTGAAACCGCCTTCCCCGGCGACATCATCGGCCTGGTCAACGCCGGCGCCCTCGCCCCCGGCGACACCATCTACGCGGGTAAAAAGGTCCAATTTCCTCCAATGCCGCAGTTCGCTCCCGAGCACTTCCGCACGCTGCGGGCGAAATCACTGGGCAAGTACAAGCAATTCCGCAAGGCCCTCGAGCAACTCGATGCCGAAGGAGTCGTGCAGATTCTCCGCAACGATCTCCGCGGCGACGCGGCCCCCGTCATGGCTGCCGTGGGGCCCATGCAGTTCGAAGTCATGCAAGCCCGCATGGAGATCGAGTACAACGTCGAAACCGTCACCGAACCCATCCCCTATTCCGTTGCGCGGCGCACCGACGCCGAATCCGCACCAGAACTGGGCCGCCAGCGCGGAGTGGAAATTTTCACCCGTACTGACGGTGAACTCATCGCGCTCTTCGGCGACAAGTGGAAGCTCGCCTTCGTGGAAAAAGAGCACCCCGAGCTCACCATCGAACCGTTGATCGCCGACTAA
- the pth gene encoding aminoacyl-tRNA hydrolase, which produces MASSDSPVLIVGLSNPGTIYAQTRHNAGAMLIDELCERVTPMPAQVSVHKKTNTEVAELAPGRLSSRRTILARTRGFMNVSGGPVKALATYYGVKPSDIFIAYDELDLDFGAIRLRLGGGDHGHNGLKSVTKSLGTPDYNRLAIGIGRPPGRQAPADFVLKPFSKTEFTELPIVLADAADELLAALS; this is translated from the coding sequence GTGGCTAGCTCTGATTCCCCGGTCCTGATCGTGGGTCTTTCCAATCCCGGCACGATTTACGCGCAAACGCGCCACAACGCGGGAGCCATGCTTATCGACGAGCTCTGTGAGCGCGTTACCCCCATGCCTGCGCAAGTCAGCGTGCACAAAAAGACCAATACTGAGGTCGCCGAACTTGCCCCGGGCAGGCTTTCATCACGCCGCACGATCCTGGCGCGTACCCGCGGATTCATGAACGTCTCCGGCGGTCCGGTGAAAGCTCTGGCTACCTATTACGGGGTGAAACCAAGCGACATTTTCATTGCCTACGACGAGCTTGACCTTGACTTCGGCGCTATTCGGTTGCGTCTCGGCGGCGGCGACCACGGCCACAACGGGCTGAAGTCTGTAACCAAATCACTAGGTACTCCCGACTACAACCGCCTCGCCATCGGCATCGGCCGCCCGCCAGGCCGCCAGGCACCGGCGGATTTTGTGCTCAAACCGTTCAGCAAGACTGAGTTCACCGAGCTCCCGATCGTGCTTGCTGACGCCGCCGACGAACTCCTCGCCGCGCTGAGCTAA
- a CDS encoding NADPH-dependent FMN reductase, which yields MKIGVILGSIRESRSGGAVVEWVMNTIAAAGLSDEECEFVQLDLRDYNLPMDTAAKPPMAANREYDNPDVTRWSKAVDACDGFIFVTPEYNHSVPAVFKNAFDTLGPEWSGKPVGFVGYGSVGAVRAIEHWRQIISNFQMPNVRNQVGFVLAMEFRDGGFQPMPMREGELKTMVGDLKELVVAAAAADGAAHAASAAE from the coding sequence ATGAAAATTGGCGTAATCTTGGGTTCGATCCGCGAAAGCCGCAGCGGCGGCGCCGTGGTGGAGTGGGTCATGAACACCATTGCCGCTGCTGGTCTCAGTGACGAAGAATGTGAGTTCGTGCAGCTGGACCTGCGCGACTACAACCTTCCCATGGATACCGCGGCGAAACCCCCGATGGCCGCGAACCGTGAGTACGACAACCCGGACGTAACGCGTTGGTCGAAGGCCGTCGATGCCTGTGATGGGTTCATCTTTGTCACCCCGGAATACAACCATTCCGTCCCCGCGGTGTTCAAGAACGCCTTTGACACGCTTGGTCCGGAGTGGTCCGGCAAGCCTGTGGGCTTCGTTGGCTATGGCTCCGTCGGTGCTGTACGCGCGATTGAGCACTGGCGCCAGATCATCAGCAACTTCCAGATGCCCAACGTGCGCAACCAAGTCGGATTTGTTCTCGCCATGGAATTCCGCGACGGCGGCTTCCAGCCGATGCCCATGCGCGAAGGCGAACTGAAAACGATGGTGGGCGACCTTAAAGAACTGGTGGTGGCGGCCGCCGCCGCCGACGGCGCCGCGCACGCTGCTTCCGCGGCGGAGTAA
- the glmU gene encoding bifunctional UDP-N-acetylglucosamine diphosphorylase/glucosamine-1-phosphate N-acetyltransferase GlmU: MKSARQKTLHEIGGRSMLSHSLHAAAGISPQHVVAVVGHQRDQVGPAVDAVASELGRDIVQAVQEQQRGTGDAVDAGMRAISSFHGTVVVTNADVPLLRAETIESLVESHESAQAAVTVLSLKLNNPTGYGRIIRSDSGAVQQIVEEKDADDAQRTVTEVNSGVFAFDADTLRDALSRLDTNNAQGELYITDVLAIAREDGKKVDAFVAPDARELAGVNDRVQLAAAGKELNRRIVEKAMRGGATVIDPDTTFIGVHVEIGADVVIHPNTQLWGSTTIGDGAVIGPDTTLTDMEVGAGASVVRTQGELGVIGADATVGPFTYIRPGTTLGARGKLGGFVEAKNAQIGEGSKVPHLTYIGDATVGVESNIGASSVFVNYDGVNKHHTTVGDYCRLGSDTMFVAPVTIGDGAYTGAGTVVTEDVPAGALAIREGRQRNIEGWVEDARPGTPAAEAAARARVVDATDTDPQSTDTQSTKEEA, encoded by the coding sequence ATGAAATCCGCACGGCAGAAGACGCTGCACGAAATCGGGGGCCGCAGCATGCTGTCACACTCCCTACACGCAGCAGCGGGCATCTCGCCGCAGCACGTGGTCGCTGTGGTGGGCCACCAGCGTGACCAGGTGGGACCCGCCGTTGACGCAGTGGCTAGCGAGCTAGGACGCGACATCGTGCAGGCTGTCCAAGAACAGCAGCGCGGGACGGGCGACGCCGTTGACGCTGGCATGCGCGCGATTAGTTCGTTCCATGGCACGGTTGTGGTGACCAACGCGGACGTTCCTTTGCTGCGGGCGGAAACTATTGAATCGCTGGTGGAATCGCACGAGTCGGCCCAAGCTGCTGTGACTGTTCTGTCGTTGAAGCTGAATAACCCAACCGGGTACGGGCGCATCATCCGTTCCGACAGCGGCGCGGTACAGCAGATCGTTGAGGAAAAAGACGCCGATGACGCGCAGCGTACCGTCACGGAGGTCAATTCCGGTGTGTTCGCCTTCGACGCCGACACGCTTCGCGACGCATTGAGCAGGCTGGACACCAACAACGCGCAGGGTGAGCTCTACATCACCGACGTTCTTGCGATCGCACGTGAAGACGGTAAGAAGGTCGATGCGTTTGTGGCACCGGACGCCCGCGAGTTGGCCGGGGTCAATGACCGAGTGCAGCTCGCCGCGGCGGGCAAGGAGCTGAACCGAAGGATCGTCGAGAAGGCGATGCGCGGTGGCGCGACCGTGATCGACCCGGACACGACGTTCATTGGAGTCCACGTAGAAATCGGCGCCGACGTGGTGATCCACCCCAACACGCAGCTGTGGGGCTCCACCACGATCGGTGACGGCGCCGTGATCGGGCCTGATACCACACTGACTGATATGGAAGTCGGCGCGGGCGCGTCGGTCGTGCGGACCCAGGGCGAGCTGGGCGTGATCGGCGCGGACGCGACCGTAGGACCGTTCACCTACATCCGCCCGGGAACCACCCTGGGCGCGCGCGGCAAACTTGGAGGCTTCGTGGAAGCGAAGAACGCGCAGATCGGTGAAGGATCCAAGGTGCCGCACCTTACCTACATCGGCGATGCCACCGTGGGCGTGGAATCTAACATCGGCGCATCCAGCGTCTTTGTGAACTACGACGGTGTGAACAAGCACCACACCACGGTGGGCGACTACTGCCGTTTGGGATCCGACACGATGTTCGTCGCTCCCGTGACAATCGGCGATGGAGCCTATACCGGGGCGGGTACAGTAGTCACGGAAGATGTTCCCGCTGGTGCACTGGCGATTCGTGAGGGTCGGCAGCGCAACATCGAAGGCTGGGTTGAAGACGCTCGGCCGGGAACCCCAGCCGCGGAAGCCGCAGCACGGGCGCGCGTAGTGGACGCAACCGACACTGACCCACAGAGCACAGACACACAGAGCACAAAGGAAGAGGCATAA
- a CDS encoding MFS transporter, translating to MTVYKVTPTERRRVVAATTVGTAIEWYDFFLYAATAGLVFKKEMFGPLGPSAATLVAFLTVGLPFFFRPFGAFLAGHFADRIGRRKVLMITLIAMGSATTLMGLLPTYATIGIAAPIILVLLRVVQGISAGGEWGSAVLLTVEHAPVDKRGLFGAGPQVGAPAGLLLSSGAMALMSYIAPGDAFVEWGWRIPFLFSLVLLGLGIWIRHGVEESPVFEEMAELKQAQATNPVGTLFKEFTPVVIVCAALFAANNALGYMTTGGYIQNYTTSEDGLGMERGPILTAVTIAGAVWMVSTFLTGWASDKLGRKNTLVVGFIIQGAAAFALFPLVNKATLGGVYAGLIFLALALGFTYGQISTLYAEFFPASVRGAGTSITYAIGSIFGGAFAPFIASWIFATTGSTWGITAYLVTASVIGLIASLVIRERKGIPLGHDNEQAQRSGHFVWQPATC from the coding sequence ATGACCGTCTACAAAGTGACCCCCACAGAACGACGCCGAGTTGTCGCCGCCACAACAGTGGGTACCGCCATCGAGTGGTACGACTTCTTCCTTTACGCCGCCACTGCTGGTCTGGTGTTTAAGAAGGAAATGTTTGGCCCGCTCGGGCCATCGGCTGCAACACTGGTCGCCTTCCTCACGGTTGGTTTGCCGTTTTTCTTCCGTCCGTTCGGCGCATTTCTAGCCGGCCACTTCGCTGACCGGATCGGGCGCCGTAAAGTTCTGATGATCACGCTCATAGCCATGGGTTCAGCGACAACTCTGATGGGGCTTTTGCCCACGTATGCCACGATCGGCATTGCCGCCCCGATCATCCTGGTCCTGCTGCGCGTCGTGCAGGGCATTTCGGCCGGTGGCGAGTGGGGCTCGGCGGTGCTGCTGACGGTCGAGCACGCGCCCGTCGATAAGCGTGGGCTCTTTGGAGCAGGACCGCAAGTTGGCGCACCTGCTGGTTTGCTACTGTCCTCCGGCGCGATGGCGCTCATGAGCTACATTGCGCCCGGCGACGCCTTCGTGGAATGGGGTTGGCGCATCCCGTTCCTGTTCTCCCTCGTGCTGCTGGGGTTGGGTATCTGGATCCGCCACGGCGTGGAAGAATCACCCGTCTTTGAAGAGATGGCAGAGTTGAAACAAGCGCAAGCGACCAACCCCGTTGGCACACTGTTCAAAGAATTCACGCCTGTAGTTATCGTGTGTGCGGCGCTTTTCGCCGCGAATAACGCGCTCGGCTACATGACCACCGGCGGGTACATCCAGAACTACACAACCTCTGAAGACGGCCTGGGCATGGAACGCGGGCCGATCCTCACCGCGGTCACGATCGCCGGCGCCGTATGGATGGTGTCGACGTTCTTAACTGGCTGGGCGTCCGACAAACTTGGCCGGAAAAACACGTTGGTCGTTGGCTTCATCATCCAGGGCGCTGCCGCGTTCGCCCTGTTCCCGCTGGTCAACAAAGCAACATTGGGCGGCGTCTACGCTGGGTTGATCTTCCTGGCACTCGCGCTCGGATTCACCTACGGGCAGATCTCCACGCTGTACGCCGAGTTCTTCCCGGCGTCTGTCCGCGGGGCCGGTACCTCCATCACCTACGCCATCGGGTCGATTTTCGGTGGGGCGTTCGCGCCGTTCATCGCCTCTTGGATCTTCGCAACCACAGGTTCCACGTGGGGCATCACGGCATACCTGGTGACGGCCTCGGTGATCGGACTGATCGCGTCGCTCGTCATCCGCGAGCGCAAGGGCATCCCGCTTGGCCACGACAACGAACAGGCGCAGCGCAGCGGCCACTTTGTGTGGCAGCCCGCGACCTGCTAA
- a CDS encoding ribose-phosphate diphosphokinase produces MTGYKTESHKDLKVFSGRAHPELAEAVAKELGIELVPTTARDFANGEIFIRFEESVRGADCFVMQGHSAPLNQWLMEQLIMIDALKRGSAKRITAILPFYPYARQDKKHRGREPISARLVADLLTTAGADRIVSVDLHTDQIQGFFDGPVDHMHAQPILVDYIKSKYSLDNLVVVSPDAGRVKTAEKWANALGDAPMAFVHKTRDVDAANKVVSNRVVGDVDGKDCVLMDDMIDTGGTIAGAVGVLKDAGAKSVVIACTHGVFSDPARERLNECGAEEIITTDTLPQNTEGWNNLTVLSIAPLLARTINEIFENGSVTTLFEGQA; encoded by the coding sequence ATGACTGGGTACAAAACCGAAAGCCACAAGGACCTCAAAGTCTTCTCAGGCCGAGCCCACCCCGAGTTGGCAGAGGCAGTGGCGAAAGAACTTGGCATCGAGCTCGTGCCGACGACCGCCCGGGACTTCGCCAACGGCGAAATCTTCATCCGCTTCGAAGAATCCGTCCGTGGTGCCGATTGCTTTGTGATGCAAGGCCACTCCGCGCCGCTGAACCAGTGGCTGATGGAACAACTCATCATGATCGACGCGCTTAAGCGTGGATCCGCAAAGCGCATCACCGCGATCCTGCCGTTCTACCCCTACGCGCGCCAAGACAAGAAGCACCGCGGCCGCGAGCCGATCTCCGCACGTCTGGTCGCGGACCTGCTCACCACCGCCGGCGCTGACCGCATCGTGTCCGTGGACCTGCACACCGACCAAATCCAGGGCTTCTTCGATGGCCCGGTGGACCACATGCACGCCCAGCCGATCCTGGTGGACTACATCAAATCCAAGTACTCGCTGGACAACCTGGTGGTGGTCTCCCCTGACGCCGGCCGCGTCAAGACCGCAGAGAAATGGGCCAACGCGCTTGGCGACGCACCGATGGCGTTCGTCCACAAGACCCGCGACGTGGATGCCGCCAACAAGGTCGTCTCCAACCGCGTGGTCGGTGACGTTGATGGCAAGGACTGCGTCCTCATGGACGACATGATCGACACCGGCGGCACGATCGCCGGCGCCGTCGGCGTTCTCAAGGACGCGGGCGCGAAATCCGTGGTCATCGCCTGCACCCACGGCGTGTTCTCCGACCCAGCACGGGAGCGCCTCAACGAATGCGGCGCCGAGGAAATCATCACCACCGACACCCTGCCGCAGAACACCGAGGGCTGGAACAACCTCACCGTGTTGTCCATCGCCCCACTGCTGGCCCGAACCATCAACGAGATCTTCGAAAACGGCTCCGTGACCACGCTGTTCGAGGGCCAGGCGTGA